In one Methanobrevibacter arboriphilus genomic region, the following are encoded:
- a CDS encoding alpha/beta hydrolase, producing MSKKIKMVSIIAAILAIVAISSIIYINDYYRPMPYATEILANNNNLSSDNVSITETDNYIYFEYKEKVNITNTTNTSNKQINTKKGLIFYPGGKVAYESYVPFAKKLSERGYDVAIVKMPLNLAIIDTNKANIIIEKHNDVEWIIGGHSLGGTAASIFVHNNPEKAKGIVFLASYPNENLSSINIKGLSIVGTRDGVLDKKSFDESISKFPKNTTFEIINGGNHGYFGYYGFQEGDNNATISREKQEEETVNIIDKFLESI from the coding sequence ATGTCTAAAAAGATAAAAATGGTTAGTATTATTGCTGCAATTTTAGCTATTGTCGCAATCTCTAGTATTATTTATATTAATGATTATTATCGTCCAATGCCTTATGCAACTGAAATTTTAGCAAATAATAACAACTTAAGTAGTGATAATGTCTCTATAACTGAAACTGATAATTATATTTATTTTGAATATAAAGAAAAGGTTAATATCACTAATACGACTAATACATCCAATAAACAGATAAATACTAAAAAAGGTCTGATTTTTTACCCAGGTGGAAAAGTAGCATATGAATCTTATGTTCCTTTTGCAAAAAAACTCTCTGAAAGAGGTTATGATGTAGCTATTGTGAAAATGCCATTGAATTTAGCTATAATTGATACAAACAAAGCTAATATTATTATTGAAAAACATAATGATGTTGAATGGATTATTGGAGGTCATTCTTTAGGAGGGACAGCCGCCAGTATTTTTGTTCACAATAATCCTGAAAAAGCAAAAGGAATTGTGTTTTTAGCATCATACCCCAATGAAAATTTATCAAGCATTAATATAAAAGGACTTTCTATTGTTGGAACTAGAGATGGTGTTTTAGATAAGAAAAGTTTTGATGAATCTATTTCTAAGTTTCCAAAAAATACTACTTTTGAAATTATAAATGGGGGCAATCACGGCTATTTTGGATATTATGGATTTCAAGAAGGAGATAACAATGCTACCATTTCTAGAGAAAAACAAGAAGAAGAAACAGTCAATATCATTGATAAATTCTTAGAATCTATTTGA
- a CDS encoding carbon-nitrogen hydrolase family protein has protein sequence MKLKVALCQMNVVDNKEKNIKKAISMIKKAKNEGSDIAILPEMFNCPYENEKFKEYAEFSEDSYTLKSIAETSKNENIHVLAGSIPEKEINTKTGKEKIYNTSFLFDDTGEILGYHRKMHLFDIDVKDKIYFKESDTLNSGNSVTVIDTKSKIGKIGIGICYDIRFLELSRIMSLKGAKILIYPGAFNLTTGPDHWELLFRSRALDNQVFTIGVSPSLNEFNSYHAYGHSIVCNPWGKIVKKASYEEELLISEIDLKEVDKVREELPILKNRRNDIYELKNLD, from the coding sequence ATGAAACTGAAAGTAGCTTTATGCCAGATGAATGTAGTTGATAATAAAGAAAAAAATATCAAAAAAGCTATTAGCATGATAAAAAAAGCTAAAAATGAAGGTTCGGATATAGCTATTTTACCGGAAATGTTTAATTGCCCTTATGAAAATGAAAAATTTAAAGAATATGCTGAATTTAGTGAAGATAGCTATACCTTAAAATCAATAGCTGAAACTAGTAAAAATGAGAATATTCATGTTTTAGCTGGTTCCATTCCTGAAAAAGAAATCAATACAAAAACAGGAAAAGAAAAAATTTATAATACTAGTTTTTTATTTGATGATACTGGTGAAATATTAGGTTATCATAGGAAGATGCATTTATTTGATATAGATGTTAAAGATAAGATTTACTTTAAAGAATCAGATACCTTGAATTCTGGAAATAGTGTTACGGTAATTGACACAAAATCAAAAATAGGTAAAATAGGAATAGGTATCTGTTATGATATTCGTTTTTTAGAACTTTCAAGAATCATGTCACTGAAAGGTGCAAAAATTTTAATATATCCTGGAGCTTTTAATTTAACCACTGGACCTGATCATTGGGAATTATTGTTTAGATCTCGTGCTCTTGATAATCAAGTTTTTACTATTGGTGTTTCACCATCACTTAATGAATTTAATAGTTATCATGCTTATGGCCATTCTATAGTTTGTAATCCTTGGGGAAAGATTGTTAAAAAAGCTAGTTATGAAGAAGAACTCTTAATATCTGAAATAGATCTTAAAGAAGTGGATAAAGTAAGAGAAGAGCTCCCTATTTTAAAAAATAGACGAAATGACATTTATGAGTTAAAAAACTTAGATTAA
- a CDS encoding CARDB domain-containing protein has translation MNRSYILIVIFVLGIFACLNVASAAPSNLIHVNPNGNDLNNGMSENSSKATLSNAIDSVGPQGTILLSSGVYKGEGNYNITINKNLTIKGTNITNKSIIDGQNLYNLININNGSIVRFENIVFTNAYRDTNGAAIYNSGDATFINCIFNNNFANCNGDIACSEGGRGAAIFNINGNLTVFDCSFTNNTGNMYGGAINNRFGEKVIINNSVFINNKAYSGGGAIDTNGGKYMLITNSLFIGNNLLLFNGLIGRDGGAIVNKESNLTVNYCAFYNNYDYYGNTIFNNAGSTNADFNFWGTNDNISSLYRGFNVNNYYKLLISPTVANNTLKIGDNLNYNTYFALNTDGSKKGIENLPIFNISVYNNGKLLGEFSTKNTPAKTTKLMSNVSTLTIKLFNSTVSSYGYKAKKVSNTNAKTHKPDLKIVKIVRKNNRYYIKVKNIGIITSNKNYLGVYSKGKLISKIKMKSLKKGSSTVLKLTFNKKYLKLLKKFKVDYKNQVNELIENNNIAIYR, from the coding sequence ATGAATAGAAGCTATATTTTAATAGTTATTTTTGTTTTGGGAATATTTGCATGTTTAAATGTGGCCTCAGCTGCCCCATCTAATTTAATACATGTAAATCCAAATGGGAATGATTTAAACAATGGAATGTCTGAAAACTCTTCTAAGGCGACACTTTCAAATGCTATTGATAGTGTTGGCCCTCAAGGAACAATACTTCTTTCTAGTGGAGTATATAAAGGTGAAGGTAATTATAATATTACAATTAATAAGAATCTAACTATAAAAGGCACTAATATCACTAATAAATCAATTATAGATGGTCAAAATTTATATAATTTGATTAATATTAATAATGGTTCAATTGTTAGATTTGAAAATATTGTTTTTACTAATGCTTATCGAGATACTAATGGTGCTGCAATTTATAACTCAGGGGATGCTACTTTCATCAACTGTATTTTTAATAATAATTTTGCAAACTGTAATGGTGATATAGCTTGTTCTGAAGGTGGTCGTGGTGCAGCTATATTCAATATTAATGGAAATCTCACTGTTTTTGACTGTTCTTTTACAAATAACACAGGAAATATGTATGGTGGAGCTATTAACAATAGATTCGGTGAAAAAGTTATTATAAACAACTCTGTTTTTATAAATAATAAAGCTTATAGTGGTGGAGGAGCAATTGACACAAATGGTGGGAAATACATGCTTATAACAAATTCTCTATTCATTGGAAACAACTTGTTATTATTTAATGGTTTAATTGGTAGAGATGGTGGAGCTATAGTTAATAAAGAAAGTAATCTCACTGTTAACTACTGTGCTTTTTATAATAATTATGATTATTATGGAAACACAATCTTTAATAATGCAGGAAGCACTAATGCTGATTTTAATTTTTGGGGAACTAATGATAACATAAGTAGCTTATATAGGGGATTTAATGTTAATAATTATTATAAATTATTAATAAGTCCAACAGTAGCTAACAATACTCTTAAAATAGGAGATAATTTAAATTATAACACTTATTTTGCTTTAAACACTGATGGATCTAAAAAAGGAATTGAAAATTTACCTATTTTTAATATTAGTGTCTATAATAATGGGAAATTATTAGGAGAATTTAGTACAAAAAACACCCCTGCAAAAACAACTAAATTAATGTCTAATGTTTCCACTTTAACTATTAAATTATTTAACTCTACTGTAAGTAGTTATGGATATAAAGCTAAAAAAGTTTCAAATACTAATGCAAAAACTCATAAACCTGATTTGAAAATAGTTAAAATTGTAAGAAAGAATAATAGGTATTATATTAAGGTTAAAAACATTGGAATTATTACATCAAATAAAAATTATCTTGGAGTTTATAGTAAGGGTAAATTAATTAGTAAAATAAAGATGAAATCTTTAAAAAAAGGTTCTAGTACTGTTCTAAAGTTAACTTTCAATAAGAAATATTTAAAGTTATTGAAGAAATTTAAAGTAGATTATAAGAATCAAGTTAATGAATTAATTGAAAATAATAATATAGCTATTTATAGATGA
- a CDS encoding pyridoxamine 5'-phosphate oxidase family protein, protein MNRTDKEVKNIDNIINIIKKCDIIRIGLFDNEYPYIIPLNFGYYYDKNKSELELYFHGANTGKKLDIIKNNKKAGFEMDCSTELIKGSNPCRYTMKFESVCGNGKISILSEEEKLKGLKYIMKQYSSNNFSNDDFKSKVVEKTIVFKLSVNEITGKSSIKK, encoded by the coding sequence ATGAACAGAACAGATAAAGAAGTAAAAAATATAGATAATATAATTAATATTATTAAAAAATGCGATATAATAAGAATCGGTCTATTTGATAATGAATACCCTTATATAATCCCTCTTAATTTTGGATATTATTATGATAAAAACAAGTCAGAATTAGAATTATATTTTCATGGAGCAAACACTGGTAAAAAATTAGATATTATTAAAAACAATAAAAAAGCAGGATTTGAAATGGATTGTTCTACAGAATTAATTAAAGGTAGTAATCCATGTAGATATACCATGAAATTTGAAAGTGTGTGTGGAAATGGAAAAATCAGCATATTGTCAGAAGAAGAGAAATTAAAAGGATTGAAATATATAATGAAACAATATTCAAGCAATAATTTTAGTAATGATGACTTCAAATCAAAAGTAGTTGAAAAAACAATAGTTTTTAAATTATCGGTTAATGAAATCACTGGAAAATCTTCAATTAAGAAATAA
- a CDS encoding HEAT repeat domain-containing protein: MTKDQEKLSVDEAISKLSDDDVELRKLAVNSLEGVEDEKVIEPLIMALNDENTPVRHKAAENLGNLNGELGDLAVDRLLEVADNEEGEYKRFASFALKASGSDKAIDYFSKSINDEDFGVRKVAVRSLGELKVTSKIDDIEKIMLEEEDWGVRLAAIRALGDMEVEEAITPIKKARRKEKDKDFKKAANKAIKKIEKSIKKK, translated from the coding sequence ATGACTAAAGATCAAGAAAAGTTATCTGTGGATGAAGCTATATCCAAATTATCTGATGATGATGTTGAGTTGAGGAAACTTGCAGTTAATAGTTTAGAGGGAGTTGAAGATGAAAAAGTAATAGAGCCTTTAATCATGGCTTTGAATGATGAAAATACTCCTGTAAGACATAAAGCTGCTGAAAATCTTGGAAATTTAAATGGAGAATTAGGGGATTTAGCTGTTGATAGGCTTCTTGAAGTAGCAGATAATGAAGAAGGAGAGTATAAAAGATTTGCTTCTTTTGCTTTAAAAGCTTCTGGTAGTGATAAAGCTATTGATTACTTTTCTAAAAGTATTAATGATGAAGATTTTGGTGTTCGTAAAGTTGCTGTAAGGTCTCTTGGTGAGTTAAAAGTAACTAGTAAAATCGATGATATTGAAAAAATCATGTTAGAAGAAGAGGATTGGGGTGTTCGTCTTGCAGCTATAAGAGCTCTTGGTGATATGGAAGTTGAAGAAGCTATAACTCCAATTAAAAAAGCTAGAAGAAAAGAAAAAGACAAAGACTTTAAAAAAGCAGCTAATAAAGCAATTAAAAAGATTGAAAAATCTATTAAAAAGAAATAA